From Cheilinus undulatus linkage group 18, ASM1832078v1, whole genome shotgun sequence, the proteins below share one genomic window:
- the tmem151bb gene encoding transmembrane protein 151B codes for MSPPASAATASESSTTTVFEEDTREEQRPLKQSLSKSLCRESFWKCLLLSVLMYGCMGAMVWCHVTKVTRFTFDRKSMMYHDSPCSDGYIYIPLALLGMLYLVYLVECWHCHVKNELQHKVDVEGIYERIQRMQQAKPCIWWKAISYHYVRRTRQVTRYRNGDAYTSTQVYHERVNTHVAEAEFDYSHCGVKDVSKQLLGLEKSALTKMRFTKCFSFANVESENSYLTQRARFFTDNEGLDDYMEAREGMHLKNIDLKEYVMVMSDPEKHPWYLSHYVFWFASFLTFSWPLRVFTEYHTAYVHYRVEKLFGHDYLPVTPCEDRPYWRRIPRVNTIDSTELEWHIRSNQQLVPSYSEAGLMDLAQCPSSFSGIRQNCERCHRAISCSSVFSRSALSICTGASSRIPFSGSRFSLARRYGSQRSFFWRSGSLDDQESPSENTRCLSERLTTDDEEPPDYEDALCYPVLIVHCSENCHNHRSFHRNGSCVETSL; via the exons ATGTCCCCCCCAGCATCGGCTGCGACAGCGAGTGAAAGCAGCACCACCACTGTTTTCGAGGAGGACACCAGAGAGGAG CAAAGACCCCTGAAGCAGTCTCTGAGCAAGTCACTGTGCCGGGAGAGTTTTTGGAAATGCCTGCTGCTGTCTGTTCTCATGTACGGCTGCATGGGAGCCATGGTTTGGTGTCATGTCACCAAGGTGACCCGCTTCACCTTTGACAGGAAATCCATGATGTACCATGACAGCCCCTGCTCTGACGGCTATATCTACATCCCTCTGGCCCTACTGGGCATGCTCTACTTGGTCTATCTTGTGGAGTGCTGGCACTGTCATGTGAAGAATGAGCTGCAGCACAAAGTGGATGTGGAGGGCATCTACGAACGCATCCAAAGAATGCAGCAGGCCAAACcgtgcatctggtggaaagccATCAGCTATCACTACGTCCGAAGAACACGACAAGTCACACGCTACCGTAATGGAGACGCTTACACAAGTACCCAGGTATACCATGAACGGGTCAACACACATGTGGCAGAGGCTGAATTTGACTACAGTCATTGTGGTGTGAAAGATGTTTCAAAGCAGCTGCTGGGCTTGGAAAAGTCGGCACTCACAAAGATGCGCTTCACCAAGTGCTTCAGCTTTGCCAACGTAGAGTCTGAGAACTCCTACCTAACACAGCGAGCGAGGTTCTTCACTGATAATGAAGGTCTGGATGACTACATGGAAGCGAGGGAGGGCATGCACCTGAAGAATATCGACCTGAAGGAGTACGTCATGGTGATGTCTGACCCAGAGAAACACCCCTGGTATCTGTCTCATTACGTCTTCTGGTTTGCCTCATTCCTCACGTTCTCCTGGCCTCTCAGAGTGTTCACAGAGTATCACACTGCCTACGTCCACTACCGCGTAGAGAAGCTCTTTGGGCACGATTACCTCCCTGTGACACCATGTGAAGACCGGCCATATTGGCGTCGCATCCCTCGTGTTAACACCATTGACAGTACAGAACTGGAGTGGCACATTAGATCCAACCAGCAGCTGGTGCCCAGTTACTCTGAGGCCGGTCTGATGGACCTGGCTCAGTGCCCGTCCAGTTTCAGCGGGATACGTCAGAATTGTGAGCGGTGCCACAGAGCCATCAGCTGCTCCTCCGTGTTTTCCAGGAGCGCCCTCAGCATCTGTACCGGTGCCAGCTCCCGCATCCCCTTCAGCGGCAGTCGCTTCTCCTTGGCGAGACGCTACGGCTCACAGCGCAGCTTTTTCTGGAGGAGCGGGAGCTTGGATGACCAGGAGAGTCCCAGTGAAAACACCCGCTGCCTCTCAGAGCGCCTCACCACAGACGATGAGGAACCTCCAGACTATGAGGATGCACTTTGCTACCCAGTGCTCATTGTGCACTGCAGCGAGAATTGCCACAACCACAGATCATTTCACAGAAATGGCTCCTGTGTGGAGACTTCCTTATGA